In Leptospira montravelensis, the DNA window AAGGTTGGAAATTAGGCAACCGTGGCCCCGGACAGAATCGAACTGCCGACACGAGGATTTTCAGTCCTCTGCTCTACCGACTGAGCTACAGGGCCTTCGGTTACGACCAAAGTATTTTTTCTGATCCCTCTGTCAACGAACCTTTATATTTTTTGTAAGGACACTATGAAAACCCATTGGAAACTATTTACCACCCTAATCCTTTTTTTATTCCTACAAATTCAATGTGCTGCAACCCTCCACAAAACAGGAATTAGTTTAGAGCGCTTCAGGTCCGACCTGGAAACCAAATCCATTTTGGTTGATGGATTAGAATGGAAATATACAGAAAAAAAGGGAAAAACGGAAACGATCCTCGCCATACATGGCTTTGGTGGAGATAAAGACCATTGGACCAGATTTTCTAGACACCTTTCAGAAGATTTCCATGTCATTGCCCCCGACCTTCCCGGTTTTGGAGAATCAGACAAACCAGAAGGACTCCACTACACCCAAGAAGCGCAAGCAGATAGACTTTCTCAATTCACAGAATCTTTAGGGTTAAAAGAATTTCATATCATAGGTAATTCAATGGGTGGAGGGATTGCAGGCATCTTTGCAGCCAAATACCCAAAGAAGGTAAAATCTCTGATCCTCTTTGACAATGCGGGCATCAAAAGTCCAACTCCAAGCGAAATGCAAACCATTGAATTGTCTGGGAAACCAAGCCCCCTTTTAGTCACAAGTCCCGAAGATTTTGATAGGCTTCTTAGTTTTACTTTTGTCAAACCACCTTATCTTCCTGGTTTTTTGAAAACTTACTTTGCAAACAAATCCTTTGCGAACAGAGAATGGAATGCCTCCATCTTAAAACAAATCAGAAAAGAAGGTTATGTTTTAGAGAAAAAATTAACCGAGATCCAAGCACCCACTCTTGCCATCTGGGGAAAAGAAGACAAAGTCATTCATTATACGGTAATGGATGTTTTAAAACAAAAATTAAAACCCCACTTAGAAACTGTTCTTTTAGAAAATATAGGACATGCTCCGATGATTGAAGACCCAAAATTGTCCGCCAAACTCGTACAAGACTGGATTCTGAACTTGGATCGATCTAAAAAATAACTTACCAAATACTTTAGTATTTTTTTTCCAAATTAGGATAAAAAAATACTTGTACTTTCACGGGTTTTTTATGTTATAAACCCGTGACTCCAAAACATAACAACAAAACTCTAATTGGAATTACCGGATCCATTGGTTCTGGAAAATCCACTGTACTTGCTATGTTTGGTGAATTAGGCGCAGAAACCATTAGCTCTGATGCCATCGCACGTACTTTCACAGAACCGAATAGCCCTGTCATTAAGGAACTCGTTCAAATTTTCGGTGACGTTATCTTAGATACAAACGGGGCACCCATTCGCACCAAAATTGCAGAACTTGCCTTCTCCGACAAAACAAAGTTAAATGCATTAAACGAACTCATTCATCCCTTGGTCCGCAAATCCTTTTCAGAATTCCTTAATTCCAGAAAGGATGGAAGTATCATTGCCTGGGAAGTTCCCCTCTTATTCGAAACGGATGCTCATTCCATTTGTGATTTCACGGTGACTGTGGCTGTGAGTCCGGAAGTGGCATGGGAAAGGGTAAAAAGCCGCG includes these proteins:
- a CDS encoding alpha/beta fold hydrolase, whose amino-acid sequence is MKTHWKLFTTLILFLFLQIQCAATLHKTGISLERFRSDLETKSILVDGLEWKYTEKKGKTETILAIHGFGGDKDHWTRFSRHLSEDFHVIAPDLPGFGESDKPEGLHYTQEAQADRLSQFTESLGLKEFHIIGNSMGGGIAGIFAAKYPKKVKSLILFDNAGIKSPTPSEMQTIELSGKPSPLLVTSPEDFDRLLSFTFVKPPYLPGFLKTYFANKSFANREWNASILKQIRKEGYVLEKKLTEIQAPTLAIWGKEDKVIHYTVMDVLKQKLKPHLETVLLENIGHAPMIEDPKLSAKLVQDWILNLDRSKK
- the coaE gene encoding dephospho-CoA kinase (Dephospho-CoA kinase (CoaE) performs the final step in coenzyme A biosynthesis.) encodes the protein MTPKHNNKTLIGITGSIGSGKSTVLAMFGELGAETISSDAIARTFTEPNSPVIKELVQIFGDVILDTNGAPIRTKIAELAFSDKTKLNALNELIHPLVRKSFSEFLNSRKDGSIIAWEVPLLFETDAHSICDFTVTVAVSPEVAWERVKSRGGMDYEDFQKRNLSQMDLEKKKSLSDFVVTNDNQREKLKEQIVIIDSEIKKRIKK